A single window of Agromyces aureus DNA harbors:
- a CDS encoding ABC transporter substrate-binding protein yields the protein MSNPTRLRAGLAAGALAAAGALVLSGCTAGGSGTPGVTTVTVMYATSEFTKEQVEAFEADNPDIKIDFVEFDTNRLNAMMTAGDPPDLVRGKPSANLFARELATPLDDYIAESDVIKEDDLLPVNDLWRWNGTERGSGSLYGLVKDFSPDTTFWQNEALFTQAGVEPLSTTEPASWDDILTKGEALKAAGIELPIGIEWQWGIGGLLQEMVEQQGEQIFSEDLTEANLTSPEAIRAIQWLIDYGKLGIGPTSLNPLAAGQDGPAFTGGEMAASMDGYWFAGQFTAEEAANVAATASLAPAPTWGERISAVNGGVGAWIPEASDDKDAAWRVMEYFIGGQPAIDRAKSGWGLPALESLWEYLPTEQPYQQQAAELAKAEVEFVVPLQDSPYISIDQWNPELDKGVQSGILGEKTAKEIGQEVQDRMNTLLAQGKDQLG from the coding sequence ATGTCGAACCCCACCCGTCTGCGCGCAGGCTTGGCCGCCGGAGCCCTCGCGGCCGCAGGAGCACTCGTGCTCAGCGGCTGCACCGCTGGAGGCTCCGGCACGCCGGGCGTCACCACGGTGACCGTCATGTACGCCACGAGCGAGTTCACCAAGGAGCAGGTCGAGGCCTTCGAGGCCGACAACCCCGACATCAAGATCGACTTCGTCGAGTTCGACACCAACCGCCTGAACGCCATGATGACGGCGGGCGACCCGCCCGACCTGGTGCGCGGCAAGCCCAGCGCCAACCTCTTCGCCCGGGAGCTCGCGACGCCGCTCGACGACTACATCGCCGAGAGCGACGTCATCAAGGAGGACGACCTCCTTCCGGTGAACGACCTGTGGCGCTGGAACGGCACCGAGCGCGGCTCGGGCAGCCTCTACGGGCTGGTGAAGGACTTCAGTCCCGACACGACCTTCTGGCAGAACGAGGCCCTGTTCACGCAGGCGGGCGTCGAGCCGCTCAGCACGACCGAACCCGCCAGCTGGGACGACATCCTGACCAAGGGCGAGGCGCTCAAGGCGGCCGGCATCGAGCTGCCCATCGGCATCGAATGGCAGTGGGGCATCGGCGGTCTTCTCCAGGAGATGGTCGAGCAGCAGGGCGAGCAGATCTTCAGCGAGGACCTCACCGAGGCGAACCTCACCTCGCCCGAGGCGATCCGAGCGATCCAGTGGCTGATCGACTACGGCAAGCTCGGCATCGGCCCGACGTCGCTCAACCCGCTCGCCGCGGGTCAGGACGGACCGGCGTTCACGGGCGGCGAGATGGCCGCATCCATGGACGGCTACTGGTTCGCCGGCCAGTTCACCGCGGAAGAGGCGGCCAACGTGGCCGCGACCGCATCGCTCGCGCCGGCGCCGACCTGGGGCGAGCGCATCAGCGCGGTCAACGGCGGCGTCGGAGCCTGGATCCCCGAGGCATCCGATGACAAGGATGCGGCGTGGCGAGTGATGGAGTACTTCATCGGCGGACAGCCGGCCATCGACCGTGCGAAGAGCGGCTGGGGCCTGCCCGCACTCGAGTCGCTGTGGGAGTACCTGCCGACCGAGCAGCCGTACCAGCAGCAGGCGGCGGAGCTTGCGAAGGCCGAGGTCGAGTTCGTGGTCCCGCTTCAGGACTCGCCGTACATCTCGATCGATCAGTGGAACCCCGAGCTCGACAAGGGCGTGCAGTCGGGCATCCTCGGCGAGAAGACGGCGAAGGAGATCGGCCAGGAGGTTCAGGATCGGATGAACACCCTTCTCGCCCAGGGCAAGGACCAGCTGGGATGA
- a CDS encoding alpha-galactosidase, whose product MSVHVIGTRTALLVVERPDRLPALAWLGAAPEGGFSPEDAADVAALVGDPPAFPTPFDIFGRAVPLLGEASQLWIGRRGLRGHRLGDGSGPAAGRDWSSRFVPVSVTADASAEHGAVVVEAVDEVAGLALRSELEGVAGGGVRVRHALRNTGAGGYVVDALEVALPAPVTMVEQLDFTGRWALERMAQRRPIADGTWVRESTEGRPGWDSATMLIAGEQGFGFSRGQVVGVHVAAAGEVRHVLERQRTGIITVGGGEALGPGEVVLAPGEEYATPWVYAFAADDGLDGLAAQSHALVRSWHPDALHERAVTSNVWEAVYHDHDVERLFALARLAAEVGVERFVLDDGWFGSRRDDSRGLGDWVVSDHFGPDGLRPLSDLVHELGMEFGLWLEPEMVNLDSDLYRAHPDWILATGGRVPTPMRSQEVLDLSRPEVHDHLFSQISAVLAENGVDYVKWDHNRQLFDAGSGVRDGATGIHAHTLGYAALLDRLRAAHPDVVWEGCASGGARIDLDSLSRVERVWTSDGTDALSRQRIQRGTAQLAPLAWLGAHISAPRNHQTGRVSDLDFRVATAFLGDLGIEWDLSSANLEERDRLRDWIALYRKHRGLVHTGRLHRADDLPDAVAVTGVVADDRSEGIFVYAQLEETVADPPPFRLPGLDARARYAVRAVNPGSAASDRFVSGGGASARGVTVVEASGFALGTVGLLPPARWPQTARVVHAERLD is encoded by the coding sequence ATGTCCGTCCACGTCATCGGAACGCGCACCGCGCTCCTGGTCGTCGAACGACCCGACCGTCTGCCCGCGCTCGCCTGGCTGGGCGCTGCCCCCGAGGGCGGCTTCTCGCCCGAGGACGCGGCCGACGTCGCCGCGCTGGTCGGCGACCCGCCCGCATTCCCGACCCCGTTCGACATCTTCGGGCGCGCCGTTCCACTGCTCGGCGAGGCCTCGCAGCTGTGGATCGGCCGGCGTGGCCTTCGCGGCCACCGGCTGGGCGACGGGAGCGGTCCCGCGGCGGGGCGCGACTGGTCGAGCCGGTTCGTGCCCGTGTCGGTCACCGCAGACGCATCGGCCGAGCACGGCGCCGTGGTCGTCGAGGCGGTCGACGAGGTGGCGGGTCTCGCGCTGCGATCCGAGCTCGAGGGCGTCGCCGGGGGAGGGGTGCGCGTGCGTCATGCGCTCCGCAACACGGGCGCGGGCGGGTACGTGGTCGATGCGCTCGAGGTCGCCCTGCCCGCACCGGTGACGATGGTCGAGCAGCTCGACTTCACCGGCCGGTGGGCCCTCGAGCGCATGGCGCAACGTCGGCCGATCGCCGACGGCACGTGGGTGCGCGAGAGCACCGAGGGCCGGCCCGGGTGGGACTCGGCGACGATGCTGATCGCGGGCGAACAGGGGTTCGGGTTCTCGCGCGGGCAGGTCGTCGGGGTGCACGTCGCCGCCGCAGGCGAGGTGCGGCACGTGCTCGAACGCCAGCGCACCGGCATCATCACGGTCGGCGGCGGCGAGGCGCTCGGTCCGGGCGAGGTGGTGCTCGCGCCGGGCGAGGAGTACGCCACGCCGTGGGTCTACGCCTTCGCGGCCGATGACGGCCTCGACGGGCTCGCGGCCCAGTCGCACGCACTCGTGCGGTCGTGGCATCCGGATGCCCTGCACGAGCGCGCCGTGACCAGCAACGTCTGGGAGGCGGTGTACCACGACCACGACGTCGAGCGCCTGTTTGCCCTGGCACGGCTCGCGGCGGAGGTCGGCGTCGAACGGTTCGTGCTCGACGACGGATGGTTCGGCTCGCGCCGCGACGACTCGCGGGGCCTCGGCGACTGGGTCGTCTCCGACCACTTCGGACCAGACGGGCTCCGCCCGCTCTCCGATCTCGTGCACGAGCTCGGCATGGAATTCGGGCTGTGGCTCGAGCCCGAGATGGTGAATCTCGACTCCGACCTCTACCGTGCGCATCCCGACTGGATCCTTGCCACGGGCGGGCGAGTGCCGACCCCGATGCGGTCGCAGGAGGTGCTCGATCTCTCCAGGCCAGAGGTGCACGACCATCTGTTCTCGCAGATCTCGGCCGTGCTCGCCGAGAACGGCGTCGACTACGTGAAGTGGGACCACAACCGGCAGCTCTTCGACGCCGGCAGCGGCGTTCGCGACGGAGCGACCGGCATCCACGCGCACACGCTGGGGTACGCGGCACTGCTCGACCGCCTGCGCGCCGCGCACCCCGACGTCGTGTGGGAGGGCTGCGCCTCTGGCGGCGCGCGCATCGACCTCGATTCGCTCAGCAGGGTCGAGCGCGTCTGGACGAGCGACGGCACCGATGCGCTGTCGCGCCAGCGCATCCAGCGCGGAACGGCACAACTCGCTCCGCTGGCCTGGCTGGGCGCACACATCTCGGCGCCGCGCAACCATCAGACGGGGCGGGTGAGCGACCTCGACTTCCGAGTCGCCACCGCGTTCCTCGGCGACCTCGGCATCGAGTGGGATCTGTCCTCCGCGAATCTCGAGGAGCGCGACCGGCTGCGCGACTGGATCGCCCTCTATCGCAAGCACCGTGGCCTCGTGCACACCGGTCGACTGCATCGGGCGGACGACCTGCCCGACGCCGTCGCCGTGACCGGCGTCGTCGCCGACGATCGCAGCGAGGGGATCTTCGTCTATGCGCAGCTCGAGGAGACGGTGGCGGATCCGCCCCCGTTCCGGCTGCCAGGGCTCGACGCCCGGGCGAGGTATGCGGTTCGTGCCGTGAACCCCGGCAGCGCGGCATCCGATCGGTTCGTCTCGGGCGGTGGCGCGTCTGCCCGCGGCGTGACCGTCGTGGAGGCATCCGGGTTCGCGCTCGGCACCGTCGGACTGCTCCCACCTGCTCGCTGGCCGCAGACCGCGCGCGTCGTGCACGCCGAGCGCCTGGACTGA
- a CDS encoding carbohydrate ABC transporter permease gives MSTLAAAAAATNVAAAGAARTRGWRRYRARTFYLFASPWIAGFVLLTLTPVVYALIVSFTNYDGASAKWRFIGIRNYVELFTASPAVWESMMRTVAYTAVVVPLSVAGGLFLALLVNERIRARGVVRAIFFVPSVVPIVATAIMWRLIFSKDAGLLNGIVQVFGGQKVTWLADPYVIYALIVMSLWGLGGGMIISLAALQDVPQELTEAARLDGAGRLRVLRSVVVPLISPVLYFQVITGIIATLQMLVQPMLLAESSGKLSSAMVPESTTLFMVHVYNEFFYNNRFGYGSAMLWVFFVVILLFTVIMQRVSRRVVFYQNDVEDREDEK, from the coding sequence ATGAGTACCTTGGCAGCGGCCGCGGCGGCGACGAACGTCGCCGCCGCGGGCGCCGCCCGCACTCGCGGGTGGCGTCGCTACCGGGCCCGCACCTTCTATCTGTTCGCCTCGCCGTGGATCGCGGGCTTCGTCCTGCTGACCCTCACGCCGGTGGTCTACGCGTTGATCGTCAGCTTCACGAACTACGACGGCGCCTCGGCGAAGTGGCGCTTCATCGGCATCCGCAATTATGTCGAGCTCTTCACCGCAAGTCCCGCCGTGTGGGAGAGCATGATGCGAACCGTCGCCTACACGGCGGTGGTCGTCCCCCTGAGCGTCGCGGGCGGACTCTTCCTGGCGTTGCTGGTCAATGAGCGCATCCGCGCCCGCGGGGTCGTGCGCGCCATCTTCTTCGTGCCGTCGGTCGTGCCGATCGTCGCGACGGCGATCATGTGGCGCCTCATCTTCAGCAAGGACGCCGGCCTGCTCAACGGAATCGTGCAGGTGTTCGGCGGGCAGAAGGTCACCTGGCTCGCCGACCCCTACGTCATCTACGCGTTGATCGTGATGTCGTTGTGGGGCCTCGGCGGGGGCATGATCATCTCGCTCGCGGCGCTGCAGGACGTGCCGCAGGAGCTGACCGAGGCCGCACGCCTCGACGGCGCCGGCCGCTTGCGGGTGCTGCGGAGCGTCGTCGTGCCGCTCATCTCCCCGGTGCTGTACTTCCAGGTGATCACCGGCATCATCGCGACGCTGCAGATGCTCGTGCAGCCGATGCTGCTGGCTGAATCCTCAGGGAAGCTGTCGTCGGCCATGGTGCCCGAGAGCACGACGCTGTTCATGGTCCACGTCTACAACGAGTTCTTCTACAACAACCGCTTCGGCTACGGCTCGGCGATGCTCTGGGTCTTCTTCGTGGTGATCCTGCTCTTCACCGTGATCATGCAGCGCGTCAGCCGGCGGGTCGTGTTCTACCAGAACGACGTCGAGGATCGAGAGGACGAGAAATGA
- a CDS encoding carbohydrate ABC transporter permease: MTHLAESPMGTATTPPTTTLALRAPAPKARRRTSSSPGDRPSVGIYIMIVIAIAIFGIPFIWIVLTALATPQQLNDGVSGLLDLSSPVWSNFIDAVTKVDYLSYGANSLFLSIMTAVLTTFSSATVGFAFARLRAPGKNALFLLVVSTMMIPAMATLIPTYVLFARLGLVGTYWPWVLWGLAGAPFFIFLFRQFFSAVPRELEDAAIMDGAGWIRSYFLVFLPLARPALLTVFLLSFTGAWGDYLAPALLLNMDNTTLAVATTSMYADPRGNPLVPLQSAGAIIYMLPVIIVFLFGQRYFMSSAMGSSVKG; this comes from the coding sequence ATGACGCATCTCGCAGAGAGTCCGATGGGTACGGCGACGACGCCGCCCACCACGACGCTCGCCCTGAGGGCGCCCGCACCGAAGGCGCGCCGACGGACGAGCTCGTCGCCCGGTGATCGACCCTCGGTCGGGATCTACATCATGATCGTGATCGCGATCGCGATCTTCGGCATCCCGTTCATCTGGATCGTGCTGACCGCGCTCGCGACGCCGCAGCAGCTCAACGACGGCGTCTCGGGTCTGCTCGATCTGTCGTCGCCCGTGTGGTCGAACTTCATCGATGCCGTGACGAAGGTCGACTACCTCTCCTATGGAGCGAACTCGCTGTTCCTGTCGATCATGACGGCCGTGCTCACGACGTTCAGCAGCGCGACGGTCGGCTTCGCCTTCGCACGCCTCCGCGCGCCGGGCAAGAACGCCCTCTTCCTGCTCGTGGTCTCGACGATGATGATCCCGGCCATGGCGACCCTCATCCCGACGTACGTGCTGTTCGCGCGGCTCGGCCTCGTCGGCACGTACTGGCCGTGGGTGCTCTGGGGACTGGCCGGTGCGCCGTTCTTCATCTTCCTGTTCCGGCAGTTCTTCTCGGCGGTTCCCCGGGAGCTCGAGGATGCCGCGATCATGGACGGCGCCGGATGGATCCGGTCGTACTTCCTCGTGTTCCTGCCGCTCGCCCGGCCCGCGCTGCTCACCGTGTTCCTGCTGTCGTTCACCGGCGCCTGGGGCGACTACCTCGCTCCCGCACTGCTGCTCAACATGGACAACACGACCCTCGCCGTCGCGACGACGTCGATGTACGCGGACCCGCGCGGCAATCCGCTCGTGCCGTTGCAGTCCGCCGGCGCGATCATCTACATGCTGCCCGTGATCATCGTCTTCCTCTTCGGTCAGCGCTATTTCATGTCCTCGGCAATGGGGTCGTCGGTCAAGGGCTGA